The Pseudomonas rhizosphaerae genomic sequence AGGCCTGAACATCGTTACCGAGTCGTGGAGCCCGCTGGGTCAAGGCGGCGCCCTGCTGTCCCAGCCCGTGCTGTCGCAGATCGCCGAAAAGCACGGCAAGAGCGCGGCTCAGGTCATCCTGCGCTGGCACATCCAGAATCAGCACGTGGTGATTCCGCGTTCGAGCAATCCGGAGCGTATCGCGCAGAATCTCGACGTGTTCGATTTCGTTCTGGATGACCAGGATCTGCAGGCCATTGCCCATATCCCACAAACCGGCCGCCTGGGGCCCAACCCTGAAACCTTCGACATGGGTGCATGACAGACACACTTCGCAACACCTGTTAAACTGTAGACCTTCCAAAAAATCGATAGATGCACCCCACGGCTCACCTGCCGCGGGGTGTTTTTGTGCTGATAGGTATTGCATGTCCGTAACCGATATACGCCGTAACGTTCTGGCTGGCCTGACGTCATCTTTCGCGCTGGTGCCCGAGTGCATCGCCTTTGCCCTGGTGGCCCAGGTCAACCCATTGATGGGCTTGTATGGCGCGTTCATCATCTGCACCCTCACCGCTTTGCTGGGAGGTCGGCCAGCAATGATTTCCGGCGCGGCCGGCTCGATGGCCGTGGTCATCATCGCGCTGGTGGTGCAGCACGGTGTGCAATACCTGTTGGCCACCGTGGTGCTCAGTGGCCTGATCATGGCGATCTTCGGCCTGCTGCGTCTCGGCAAGCTGGTGCGCATGGTGCCGCATCCGGTCATGCTCGGCTTCGTCAACGGCCTGGCGATCGTCATCGCCCTGTCCCAGCTCGAACACTTCAAGACCCACGACGGCCAGTGGCTGCCATTGGATGAACTGAGCATCATGGTTGCGCTGGTGCTACTGACCATGGCCGTGGTTTACCTGCTGCCGCGCCTGACCAAGGCGGTGCCTGGCGCATTGGTGGCGATCATCGGGGTCAGCGTGCTGGTGCAGTGGCTGCACCTGCCCACGCGCACCCTGGCCGACATGGCGGCCATCGCCGGCGGCTTGCCCAGCTTCGCGTGGCCAAGCGTGCCGCTGGACCTGGCGACGCTGAAAATCATCGCGCCCTATGCGGCGCTGATGGCCATGGTCGGGCTGCTGGAAACCTTGCTGACTTTCAACCTCACCGACGAGATCACCGAGACCCGTGGTCAGCCCAACCGCGAGTGCGTGGCGCTGGGCGTGGCCAATATCACTTCGGGCCTGTTCGGTGGCATGGGTGGTTGCGCAATGATCGGGCAGACCGTGATCAACCTGAGCTCCGGTGGCCGTGGACGGCTGTCCGGGGTGGTCAGCGGGGTGATGATCCTGCTGTTCATCCTGTTCCTGTCACCGCTGATCGAGCGCATTCCGCTGGCTGCGCTGGCCGGGGTGATGTTCGTGGTGGCCCAGCAGACCTTCGCCTGGGGCTCGGTGCGGGTACTGGGCAAGGTGCCCGGCAACGATGCCGTGGTGATCGTCGCGGTGACTGTCATCACCGTGTTCACCGACCTGGCCACCGCCGTGTTCTGCGGCATCCTCATCGCCGCGCTGGCGTTCGCCTGGCAGCATTCGCGCGACATGCGCAGCGATGTCCACGACAGCGACGAGGCACGCGTGTACACCCCCCATGGCACGCTGTTCTTCGCCTCGACCACGCATTTCCAGGCGCTGTTCGATCCGCAGAACGATCCTGACCAGGTCTACATCGACTGCCGGTACCTGCACATGGTCGATCATTCGGCCATCGCCGCCCTGGAAAACCTCGCCGCGCGCTACGGCAAGTTCGGCAAGCAGCTGCAACTTCGCCAATTGTCTGCGCGCAACCAACGCCTGCTGGAAAAGGCCCACGCGGCCGTCACCATCGCCTGAGTACACCGCGGGCGCCTCTGTCCGGCTTTCCTACAAGGCCTCACCCTTGAGCCTTGAGAGTCGCCGAGTGACGATGGTTTCAGTGCCGCCGTTCGCGGCTCGAGACCTGGGAGAGGTGCCATGCGCTTGAAGAATACGGAACGTTCCATTGCCATGGGTCATCGGCCCGAAGGCTCGACGCGCGAGCGGTCGGATCATGAATCATGAGACGCTGGCCGCCGGCGCCGCGGCGGTGTCGGACCTCGCCCTCGGCGCATCCTGGCTGACGTACGGTGACCTGGTCGGCGCAGTACTGGGTGCCTGCCTGGTAGTGAGCCAGCGGCCGGCGCGCAATAACGGCCGCAAGTTGTGCAATCTGTTGCTGGCCATCGGTGTGGGCCTGCTTTTTGCGCCAATGGCGGAGGCCCAGTTACCCCAACTTACCCACGGCATTGCCGCCTTTGGATGCGCATTGCTGGTGATTCCACTGAGCATGAAGTTGAGAAACTGGGTGGGGCAACTGGACATCGAACAGATCCTGCGCCGCTTCAGGGGCCCCTGAGTCATTTAATTGGGTGTACGCAGACGGACAACTTCTTGCTGAAGTTCGCGCAGCAACTTTCGATCCAGTGCAACACGATGAACATGCTCCTGATCTTTGGCATCGAGCCCTTGCAGCGTCGCCAGGATGGCAACGACCGACTCATCGGCCAGTAATGCATGAGGTTCGGGAAGCATGGCACCGCGACCCAGTAGCAGCCAGTCCAGGGAAATGCCGTCGGTGCGGGCCAGGTTCATGCACAGGCCATAGGGAATGCTGGCGCGAGCACGCCAGCTGCCCAGGGTTTGCGGGCTGATGCCCAGTGCCTTGGCCAACGCGGCGTCATTGGGCGCTGCCAATAATTGTTTGAGCCGATCCAGGACTTCAGTTGCTTCTGAGGTACGCACGTAGGGAACTTCCGCTTGACCCACTCAATTTGAGTGTATTAATTTATTCGAAATGCATATAAATATTAACCCTAGTTCATAAATCAAGGATATCCAAGATGCAGTCCTACAACTTACATCCATCGTAACGAATTTTCCTACACAGCGCAGGTACCTGGACCCAGTCCTTTTATCCGCTGACTGTGCAGAGGCAAGACGCAGGCAGCAATAGCAATGCACTCAAGGAAGACTTACTTAAAATTTTGTAGTTGACCCCCGGTGTCTCAGTGTCACGAGCACGGCACGGGTCATAAGGTTTGAAGAATGAGCACTTACAAGATGGTATGCCCTCACTGCAAGAACAGAATGCGCATACGCACCAGCGAGGGCACGCATGTGTTCCTGCGCGTGGCCTACCTGCAATGCACGAACGAAATCTGCGGCTGGTCGGTGCGGGCGGAGTTCGAGATGACTCACGAATTGTCACCCAGTGGCGTGGCCAATCCGGACATTCATCTGCCCAGCGCGCCGATTGCCTTGCGCCGTGCGGCGAGCAAGCCGACCGAGACGGCAGGCGCCGCCTGATCTGCCGCCGCGCTCGACGCAGGCGCCGAGTACGGGGGCCTGCGTCGAGCACAAGCATGTTGCGGCAGGTAACGTTGCGTGCCTGCCGGTGCGTTCGGGGTGAGTCTCAGCCTACGGGCGTCAGCACCTTGCGGCTGTCGTGGAAGTAGGCCTGAATGTTGCTCCACACCAGGTCGCCCATGGCCTGACGCGTCTCATGGGTACCGCTGGCCAGATGGGGCAGCAGCACCACGTTGTGCAGGTCGATCAGTGCCTGTGGCACGTTGGGCTCGTCCTCGTAGACATCCAGACCGGCACCGGCAATGCGGCCGTCGCTTAGCGCTTGGATCAAGGCCGACTGATCGACCACACTGCCACGGGCGATATTGACCAGGAAACCCTTGCTGCCCAGCAAGTCGATGCGCTTGGCATCGATCAGCCCTTCCGTCGACTTGCCACCGGGTACGGCCAGTACCAGCACGTCGCAGTCGGTGATCATCGCATCCAGGTCGGCGTAGTACTGGTAGGCGACGCCGGGCTTGGGTTTGCGGTTGTGGTAAAGCACGTGCATGTCGAACGCAGCGGCGCGCTTGGCAATGGACTCGCCGATGTTGCCCAGGCCGACGATACCGATCTTCTTGCCGCCAATCTTGCTGGCGAGGGGAAACTTGCCTTGGGTCCACTTGCCTGCGCGCACGAAGCGATCAGCTTCGCTGTAGCGACGCATGACATCCAGGGTCAGTGCCATGGCGGTATCGGCGACGCAATCGTCCAGCACCGCTGGGGTATTGGTGACGACGATGCCACGGTCACGGGCGGCGTCCACGGCGATCGAGTCGTAGCCGACGCCGAAGCTGAAAATCGCTTCCAGGTTGGGCAGTTTGCCGATGACTTCGCTGCTGGCGCCCAGGGCACCCGATGTGACGATGGCCTTGATGCGGTCGCCGTGCTGCGCCAGCCAGGCGTTCTGATCCGGCAGCTCCCAGAAACGGGTGGCATCGAAATGGGTTTCCACGGCCTCCTGCAGGCTGGGCAGCAGTGCCCCGATGATCAAGACGGATACGTCGCGGGTCGATGGCTGTGTCATGAAACCTCCTGTTTGCATCGTTGGTATTGTTATCGTAACGCCCCGTGGCACAACGACGCCACGCAGCCAGTCGCATTACTGCTCGAAGTCATCGTACAACTTGCTTCCGCGCACTGACAACCACTGGCCTGCGACGCAGACGGCGGTTGTATGCTGAGCGTAACCCACTAGACTGCACCTACACGCCGACGAAGAAGCCGCCAATGGCAGACGACGCACAGTATCGAACCGCCTTGAAGTCCGACAGCTCGGCTCAGCGCATGGCTATTCTGTTCGTGGCCCTGGTGGTGTTATCACTCATCGTACTGGATGTCTGGCAAACGCTGACGGCGCGCGCACAAGCGATGCGGGTCAGTGAGATTACCACCTCCAACCTGGCCCGCTCGCTGGCCCAGCATGCCGAAGACACCATCAAGCAGTCGGACACCGTATTGCTGGGCCTTATCGAACGCATCCAGGTCGACGGCACTGCACCGCCCGAGGTGCAGCGCCTGCGCAACCTGATGCAGGGCTGGACACGCTCCATGGAGCAGTTGCAAGGCTTGTTCATCTACGACAGCCAAGGACGCTGGGTAGCCAGTTCCAATGCCATCGACCCGCCAGGGGTCAACAATGCCGACCGCGAGTACTTCCGCTACCACCGCAACAGCCCGGACGCTGGCGTGCATGTCGGGCCGGTGATCCGCAGCCGTTCCACCAACGCTTTGGTGATTCCCGTGTCCAGGCGCCTGACCGGGGCCGATGGCCGCTTCGCCGGCGTCGTGCTGGCCACTTTGAAAGTGGACTACTTCAACCGGTTCTACGCCGGCTTCGACCTGGATGAGCACGGCGTGATCGCCTTGCTGCTCAGGGACGGTACCCTCCTGCTGCGGCGACCGTTCGATGAAAACGTGATCGGCAGCAGCGTCGCCAAGGGCAAGATCTTCAGCGAGATGTTGCCTCAGGCCGAGCACGGCACCCTGATGCAGCGCTCGCTGGTCGACGATGTCGAGCGCATGTACAGCTACCATGCCCTGGGCAATTACCCGCTGGTGCTGGAAACCGCCGAATCGAAGGCATCGCTTTTGGCGAGCTGGTACGAGAACCTGCTGCGTTCCATGGCTTTCGTGCTGGTGGTAGGCGTGGCGCTGGGGCTGTGTGCGATGACCCTGATTCGGCAGATCCGTCATGGCCTGCGCACCGAAGCGGAGTTGCGCAATGCCCACGCCGCGCTGCAGAAACTGGCGATGCAGGACGGCTTGACCGGGCTGGCCAACCGGCGCCAACTGGACGCGGCGCTGCCCGACGAGATCGGTCGGGCACGGCGCAACGCGCGCCCGCTTGGCGTGATCATGCTCGACATCGACTATTTCAAACGCTTCAACGACCTCTATGGCCACCCCGCGGGGGATGACTGCATCAAGGCGGTGGGCCTGGCGGTACTGGGCTGCGTAGGCCGCTCCGGAGATCTGGTCGTGCGCTATGGGGGCGAGGAAATTCTGGTGCTGTTGCCCGAGAGCGACGAAACCGGGGCATGGCAGGTTGCCGACAAGGTATTGCTGGCGGTGCGCGCGCCGGCCATTGCCCATGCCGGCAGCGACCTGGGCATCGTGACCATCAGCGCCGGCGTGCATGTGTGGCGCAACAGCGACCCGGACGTACGCGCGCAAAGCCTGATCGAGGCCGCAGACCAGGCGCTTTACCGGGCCAAGACCTCGGGTCGCAACCGTGTCTACCCCTTGCAACCGCTCAGGGTGGAGGCCTGATCCGGCTTCAGAGCATCTGTTGGTTGGCGGCCATCGATTCGATGACCATGCTCTTCTGGTCTTCGGACAGCGTGTCCCAGATGTGCACCTTGGCGTAGAAACCCAGACTGCCAAGGATATAGAAGCTCAATACGGCGATGGTCAGCAACGTCAGCCACGACCAGCGTCCGCCTTCCTCGGCTTCATCGAAAGTGGAATAACCATTGTCGATGCGCTGGTCGCGCATGGACGCCAGGCTGGTGGTGACGCGTTTGTAGCAATAGGACAGCAACAACAGAAACAGGCGCAGCATGGAAATAAGGCCTCGAATGGATAGCGGGTGGCGAAAGGCGCACGCCAGAAACGCAAAAAGCCCGTCTTTGACGGGCTTTTCTTATAAATAGCGTGCTGCTGACCGGACCGATCGCCACGCTTGCGGTGAATTTTAGGTAGCTTGGCGAACGCTGTAAACCTTGCTACAGCGCAGAGGTATGACAACTTCACCTGCGAAAGCGCGCAATCACGCGGCCCAGAGCATCGCGTGGCGTGGCTGCGGCACGCTGTCACACCGCTGCTGGAGCCACAGCCACCTGTGGGAGCGGGCTCTGCCCGCGAAGGCGCTCCGAAGGCCTCGTGCAATGGCAGATACACTGCATTGCCCCATTCGCGGGCAGAGCCCGCTCCCACACGGTCGTTTCCACGAATTCCTCTGGCCTTACAGGACCTCCCTCAAGATCCGGGGGGTCGCGCACTCCTTGATACCCCGCACGGCGCGTGCGACTAGGCTTTTTGCCGAAGCAGCCTTTATCATGGCCACAGTTCCAGACCAGAGCCGCCCATGAAGTTTGCCATCGCTGTCTACTCGCCCGCTCACTCGCCGGCCTCACGGCGCGCATTGCTGTTCGCCCAAGCCGTCTTGGCCCAGGGCCATCAACTGCTGCGGGTGTTCTTTTATCAGGACGGCGTGCATACCGCCTCGAGCAATGTCGTTACCGCCCAGGACGAAACCGACACGGCCGCTCAGTGGCGCGCTTTCATCGTCGAGCACCAGGTGGACGCCGTGGTCTGCATCGCCGCCGCCCTGCGCCGCGGGGTTCTGAACGATGAAGAAGCGCGCCGCTACCAACGCCCGGCTGCCAACCTGACCGAGCCTTGGCAACTGTCCGGCCTGGGCCAGTTGCACGAAGCCGCCCAGCAAGCCGACCGGCTCGTCAGCTTCGGAGGTCACTGAGATGGCCAAATCCATGTTGATCGTCAGCCGCCAACCGCCGTGGGCCGGCCCTGCCGCACGCGAGGCGCTGGACATCGCCCTCGCCGGCGGTGCCTACGACCTGCCGGTGGCCATGCTGTTTCTCGATGACGGTGTCTACCAGTTGCTGGACGCCCAGGCACCAGACGCCGTGCAGCAGAAGAACCTCGCCGCCAACCTGCAGGCCCTGCCGTTGTTCGGTGTCGATGAGCTGTTCGTCTGCACGACCAGTCTGGCCCTGCGTGGCTTGGCCGACGCCAGCCTGGCAATCGCCGCGCAGCCACTGACGGACGCGCAATTGCGCGAGCTGCTGCCGCGCTTCGACCTTGTGGTGACCCTGTAATGAGTACCCTTCACGTACTGTCCCATTCGCCGTTCAGCGACCAGCGGCTGCACAGCTGCCTGCGCCTGTTGGGCAGCGACGACGCCATCGTGCTCAGCGGCGATGCGGTCTATGCCCTTACCCCTGGCAGCCAGCCTTGGGCGTCCCTGGCCAGCGCCGGGGTTGCCGTTTTCGCCTTGTTCGAAGACGCCCAGGCGCGCGCCCTGCCCAGCAACCCTGCGGTGGAACTGCTCGACTACCCGGCCTTCGTCGAGTTGACCCTGGCCTACGACAAGGTCAACAGCTGGTTATGAATACGCTGATCGTCGCCGAGCGCGACATTGCGCTGGATGCAGACGGCTACCTGCAGTCGCTCGACGACTGGAGCCCGGAAGTCGCTGATGCCCTGGCCGCCGCCGAAGGCCTTGCGCTGACCGCCGACCACTGGCAGATCATCGAGCTGCTGCGCCGTTTCCATGCGCAGTACCAGCTTTCGCCTGCCACCCGGCCGCTGATCAAATACGTCGCGCAGCAACTGGGCGCCGACAAGGGCAACAGTCTGCATCTCAATCGCCTGTTCAACGGCACTCCTGCCAAACTCGCTGCCAAGCTGGCGGGCCTGCCCAAACCGACCAATTGCATATGACCCACTACCCTGCACTGACGCTCGAAACACCCGAAGAGCACCCGTTCGCCCAGTTCGTGCGGGCGCTGGGCAAAGGCAAGCGCGGTGCGCGCAACCTCACTGCCGAGGAAGCCCGCGAAGCCATGGGCATGTTGCTCGACGGCCGCGTGGAAGAAGCGCAACTGGGCGCGTTCCTCATGCTGCTGCGGCACAAGGAAGAAAGCCCCGAAGAATTGGCCGGTTTCACCCTTGCCCTGCGCGATCGGCTGCAGGCGCCGGCGCTGGCCGTCGACCTGGACTGGCCGACCTATGCCGGCAAGAAGCGTCACCTGCCCTGGTACCTGCTCGCGGCCAAATGCCTGGGCGGCAGCGGGCGGCGCATCTTCATGCATGGCGCTGGCGCCCATACCGCCGGACGACTGTACAGCGAGCAATTGCTCGGCACCTTGAACATTGCCCTGTGCCGGGACTGGAATGCCGTCGGCGAGGCACTCGAGCGACAAGGGCTGGCGTTTTCGCCACTGGTGGACTGGGCCGCGCCGCTGCAACGCATGATCGACCTGCGCAACATTCTGGGGCTACGCTCGCCCATCCATTCGCTGGCGCGGATTCTCAACCCGCTCGGCGCCCGTTGCGGCCTGCAGAGTATCTTCCATCCCGGTTACCAGGCCGTGCACCGCGACGCCAGCGGGCTGCTTGGCGACGTTGCCATCGTGGTCAAGGGCGACGGGGGCGAGATCGAGATCAACCCGGACAGCGCCAGCCACTTGTACGGCACCCGCGACCACCTGCCCTGGGACGAAGAGTGGCCCGCCCTCGCCGCCCAGCGCCACGTCAAACCGCCCAGTCTTGAGCCTGGGCACCTGGTCGAATTCTGGCAGGGCGAGCGCCAGGACAGCTACGGCGAACTGGCGCTGATCTCCACCATGGCCCTGGCTTTGCGCGGATTGGGCAGCACCCGCGAGCAAGCCTTCGACGAAGCCCGCGCCCTCTGGGCCTCGCGCGACCTGGCAGCCTGTACCCCGCCCCGTCCGTAGCCGCGAAACCAATACCGTGGGAGCGGTCAGCGGCCGCGAAAAGGCCTCCGCGGATTGACTGACGTACCGTGGTGCCCAGTTCGCGGCCAAAGACCGCTCCCACAGAACATCGACAGGGCATTACACCGCCTGTAGCAGCGGCGCGAGCCGCGTCGGCGGTGCATGCGGCCTGCCTGGATGAACGCGTCGGAGCCGGACGCGGCTCGCGCCGCTGCTACGGGACAGCGTGA encodes the following:
- a CDS encoding SulP family inorganic anion transporter, which gives rise to MSVTDIRRNVLAGLTSSFALVPECIAFALVAQVNPLMGLYGAFIICTLTALLGGRPAMISGAAGSMAVVIIALVVQHGVQYLLATVVLSGLIMAIFGLLRLGKLVRMVPHPVMLGFVNGLAIVIALSQLEHFKTHDGQWLPLDELSIMVALVLLTMAVVYLLPRLTKAVPGALVAIIGVSVLVQWLHLPTRTLADMAAIAGGLPSFAWPSVPLDLATLKIIAPYAALMAMVGLLETLLTFNLTDEITETRGQPNRECVALGVANITSGLFGGMGGCAMIGQTVINLSSGGRGRLSGVVSGVMILLFILFLSPLIERIPLAALAGVMFVVAQQTFAWGSVRVLGKVPGNDAVVIVAVTVITVFTDLATAVFCGILIAALAFAWQHSRDMRSDVHDSDEARVYTPHGTLFFASTTHFQALFDPQNDPDQVYIDCRYLHMVDHSAIAALENLAARYGKFGKQLQLRQLSARNQRLLEKAHAAVTIA
- a CDS encoding helix-turn-helix domain-containing protein, whose amino-acid sequence is MRTSEATEVLDRLKQLLAAPNDAALAKALGISPQTLGSWRARASIPYGLCMNLARTDGISLDWLLLGRGAMLPEPHALLADESVVAILATLQGLDAKDQEHVHRVALDRKLLRELQQEVVRLRTPN
- a CDS encoding ogr/Delta-like zinc finger family protein, with amino-acid sequence MSTYKMVCPHCKNRMRIRTSEGTHVFLRVAYLQCTNEICGWSVRAEFEMTHELSPSGVANPDIHLPSAPIALRRAASKPTETAGAA
- a CDS encoding 2-hydroxyacid dehydrogenase, which gives rise to MTQPSTRDVSVLIIGALLPSLQEAVETHFDATRFWELPDQNAWLAQHGDRIKAIVTSGALGASSEVIGKLPNLEAIFSFGVGYDSIAVDAARDRGIVVTNTPAVLDDCVADTAMALTLDVMRRYSEADRFVRAGKWTQGKFPLASKIGGKKIGIVGLGNIGESIAKRAAAFDMHVLYHNRKPKPGVAYQYYADLDAMITDCDVLVLAVPGGKSTEGLIDAKRIDLLGSKGFLVNIARGSVVDQSALIQALSDGRIAGAGLDVYEDEPNVPQALIDLHNVVLLPHLASGTHETRQAMGDLVWSNIQAYFHDSRKVLTPVG
- a CDS encoding sensor domain-containing diguanylate cyclase; amino-acid sequence: MADDAQYRTALKSDSSAQRMAILFVALVVLSLIVLDVWQTLTARAQAMRVSEITTSNLARSLAQHAEDTIKQSDTVLLGLIERIQVDGTAPPEVQRLRNLMQGWTRSMEQLQGLFIYDSQGRWVASSNAIDPPGVNNADREYFRYHRNSPDAGVHVGPVIRSRSTNALVIPVSRRLTGADGRFAGVVLATLKVDYFNRFYAGFDLDEHGVIALLLRDGTLLLRRPFDENVIGSSVAKGKIFSEMLPQAEHGTLMQRSLVDDVERMYSYHALGNYPLVLETAESKASLLASWYENLLRSMAFVLVVGVALGLCAMTLIRQIRHGLRTEAELRNAHAALQKLAMQDGLTGLANRRQLDAALPDEIGRARRNARPLGVIMLDIDYFKRFNDLYGHPAGDDCIKAVGLAVLGCVGRSGDLVVRYGGEEILVLLPESDETGAWQVADKVLLAVRAPAIAHAGSDLGIVTISAGVHVWRNSDPDVRAQSLIEAADQALYRAKTSGRNRVYPLQPLRVEA
- the tusD gene encoding sulfurtransferase complex subunit TusD, with the protein product MKFAIAVYSPAHSPASRRALLFAQAVLAQGHQLLRVFFYQDGVHTASSNVVTAQDETDTAAQWRAFIVEHQVDAVVCIAAALRRGVLNDEEARRYQRPAANLTEPWQLSGLGQLHEAAQQADRLVSFGGH
- the tusC gene encoding sulfurtransferase complex subunit TusC, encoding MAKSMLIVSRQPPWAGPAAREALDIALAGGAYDLPVAMLFLDDGVYQLLDAQAPDAVQQKNLAANLQALPLFGVDELFVCTTSLALRGLADASLAIAAQPLTDAQLRELLPRFDLVVTL
- the tusB gene encoding sulfurtransferase complex subunit TusB; its protein translation is MSTLHVLSHSPFSDQRLHSCLRLLGSDDAIVLSGDAVYALTPGSQPWASLASAGVAVFALFEDAQARALPSNPAVELLDYPAFVELTLAYDKVNSWL
- a CDS encoding TusE/DsrC/DsvC family sulfur relay protein, which gives rise to MNTLIVAERDIALDADGYLQSLDDWSPEVADALAAAEGLALTADHWQIIELLRRFHAQYQLSPATRPLIKYVAQQLGADKGNSLHLNRLFNGTPAKLAAKLAGLPKPTNCI
- a CDS encoding glycosyl transferase family protein; translated protein: MTHYPALTLETPEEHPFAQFVRALGKGKRGARNLTAEEAREAMGMLLDGRVEEAQLGAFLMLLRHKEESPEELAGFTLALRDRLQAPALAVDLDWPTYAGKKRHLPWYLLAAKCLGGSGRRIFMHGAGAHTAGRLYSEQLLGTLNIALCRDWNAVGEALERQGLAFSPLVDWAAPLQRMIDLRNILGLRSPIHSLARILNPLGARCGLQSIFHPGYQAVHRDASGLLGDVAIVVKGDGGEIEINPDSASHLYGTRDHLPWDEEWPALAAQRHVKPPSLEPGHLVEFWQGERQDSYGELALISTMALALRGLGSTREQAFDEARALWASRDLAACTPPRP